The window TCTCCTCTGAGACGGTCGTAAGTAAACATTTCTTTGAAAGCTTTTTTTGCGTTGAGGTCAGCTAATTTACTCATAATGTTACGCGCTAATTGCTCATCTTCCATCTTCAAAGTGAACCAGTTACGCGTCATATCTTCAGCAGGGATGTCAATGATATTTTGAACAATGCGGCTATCACCATATAAGTTCGTAATTTCATCGTGCGATAATTTACGACCAATACCAGCAATCTGTCTGGTCAACTTATCTTTATTGTTTGCCTTGCCGTTGCCCTGCATGAAATCCTCTTTAAATTCCTTTGCCCGATCGATTGTTTTCAATTTATCACCTACCTTCTTAATAACTTTTTATAGCGATCAAGTGGATTTGAATTATTTGTATAGAGCTGATTCAACGCTTGTGTTGTCATATCCACCAAGTCGTCGTGTGTAGCATTCGGGAAAGCGACAAGTTCTTCTATTAAGTCGTTTACCCACGGACACATATTCGGATGAGGCAACCAAACATTTCCTGACTCAAAAAGAGGAGACACCGCATTTGCGCGTGCCTCCTTTCCTCCATCAGGGTTTACCGGAGTAATTCCACTGATTTCATCTTTAAGTATCTCAATAATAGCTGTACCGTTCGCCTTATCTTCAATGTATTTAGAGCGTGCTTCTGGCCACTTATCAGCCATGGCTCGAATTGCTTTCATGGTATCCGCAAAGCCCATCCGTTTATGTTCGACATCTAGCAAATAATAATTTGCCTTCTTGCGGGCCCATACGCCACCAGCTACAAAGTCGCTAGTATCAGTTCCTTTAAAGGTACAGTCCCATGATTGCGCCATTTTGTCGAAGTGAATAGGTAAAATAACCACATCATCCGATAAGCCCCATTCTCGATGTTGTTCAGAAGAACGCACATAGTAGCGAATCCAGTCTCGCTTAAAGATGGAACCACCTGCAGGAGAAGGTCTTTGTTGGTATAAAGCATTCCATGTACGACTTCCAACCTCTGCTTTCTTATCAGATGCCCATTGCTCATCAAAACCTAATTCTCTACACAAAGGGTCCCCTGGTTTACGGCCAAGTAAATCATTTTCATCTTCTGCTATTGCAGGTAGCCGTAACCGGACCCATTTGCGAGGGCTACGAGTTAGTAACCGTCCGATTAAATCATCCTCATGCCATCGTGTCATAATAACGATGACTGACGCCCCATCATGTAAACGAGT of the Lysinibacillus fusiformis genome contains:
- the terL gene encoding phage terminase large subunit, with amino-acid sequence MPTLSAEQIEALAVEAQKELARRSYHDYVEYVHHGHYQHYPHTQIVCDELQGIAEGKQKFILIEMPPRHGKSMTVTETFPSYYIGRNPDKRVITAAYSDGLATKFGRMNRNKFNEFSHELFDIELSEANAANKDWGVQDRRGGMISTGIGGSITGQGADLMIIDDPIKNMKEASSQLIRDNIWDEWEATLSTRLHDGASVIVIMTRWHEDDLIGRLLTRSPRKWVRLRLPAIAEDENDLLGRKPGDPLCRELGFDEQWASDKKAEVGSRTWNALYQQRPSPAGGSIFKRDWIRYYVRSSEQHREWGLSDDVVILPIHFDKMAQSWDCTFKGTDTSDFVAGGVWARKKANYYLLDVEHKRMGFADTMKAIRAMADKWPEARSKYIEDKANGTAIIEILKDEISGITPVNPDGGKEARANAVSPLFESGNVWLPHPNMCPWVNDLIEELVAFPNATHDDLVDMTTQALNQLYTNNSNPLDRYKKLLRR